In the Leptolyngbya iicbica LK genome, one interval contains:
- a CDS encoding photosystem II reaction center protein L: MERNQNPNKQPVELNRTSLYLGLLLVFVTGLLFSSYFFN, from the coding sequence GTGGAACGGAATCAGAATCCGAATAAACAACCAGTTGAGCTGAACCGGACATCCCTTTATCTGGGACTGTTGCTGGTCTTTGTGACTGGGTTGCTGTTTTCCAGTTATTTCTTCAACTAA
- the psbF gene encoding cytochrome b559 subunit beta, with the protein MTNTPNEPTVYPIFTVRWLAVHTLGVPSVFFLGAIAAMQFIQR; encoded by the coding sequence ATGACGAACACTCCCAATGAACCAACGGTTTATCCCATTTTTACGGTGCGGTGGCTAGCCGTACACACCCTTGGCGTTCCCAGCGTTTTCTTCTTGGGCGCGATCGCCGCAATGCAGTTTATTCAGCGATAG
- a CDS encoding ABC transporter permease, producing MAYLLNHPGEIATLVWQHLQMTLSALAIAILIAVPIALLINHVRWLSVPVMGLLGIFYTIPSLALIIFLVPVFGLNATSVIVAMVIYTQVILVRNLTVGLAGIDGSILEAARGMGMSLWQRWWWVQVPLVLPVFVAGVRIAAIVAIAIATIGAKFNAGGLGTLLFDGIQTNRIDKIWAGAIAVAILAFAFNGLLLWLEQRSRPAHQR from the coding sequence ATGGCCTATTTGCTGAACCACCCTGGCGAAATCGCAACCCTGGTCTGGCAGCATTTACAGATGACGCTCAGTGCTTTGGCGATCGCTATTCTGATTGCCGTTCCCATTGCCTTGTTGATTAACCATGTGCGCTGGCTTTCCGTTCCGGTGATGGGGCTATTGGGAATTTTTTACACGATTCCTAGTCTGGCGCTGATTATTTTTCTGGTGCCTGTGTTTGGGCTCAATGCGACCTCGGTCATCGTGGCAATGGTGATCTATACCCAGGTCATTTTGGTACGCAACCTCACCGTGGGCCTGGCGGGCATTGATGGCTCGATACTCGAAGCGGCGCGGGGCATGGGCATGAGCCTATGGCAACGGTGGTGGTGGGTGCAGGTGCCGTTGGTGTTGCCTGTGTTTGTAGCGGGGGTGAGAATTGCCGCAATTGTGGCGATCGCGATCGCGACGATCGGTGCCAAGTTCAATGCTGGCGGCTTGGGTACACTCTTGTTCGACGGCATTCAAACGAATCGCATTGACAAAATTTGGGCTGGCGCGATCGCAGTCGCCATCCTCGCCTTTGCCTTCAACGGTCTCTTGCTCTGGCTCGAACAACGAAGTCGGCCCGCCCATCAGCGGTAG
- a CDS encoding photosystem II reaction center protein J produces MIKNGRIPLWIVATVAGTGVLVVVGLFFYGAYAGVGSAV; encoded by the coding sequence ATGATTAAGAATGGACGGATTCCTTTGTGGATTGTGGCCACCGTTGCTGGCACTGGTGTGCTGGTGGTAGTCGGTCTGTTTTTCTACGGGGCTTATGCGGGCGTCGGTTCAGCCGTTTAG